From Chryseobacterium gallinarum, one genomic window encodes:
- a CDS encoding M48 family metallopeptidase gives MKKIIVCLLFLGTMHSMDAQKINLGKAAGIVSNGAKALTFTNEDAIKLSKESVDWMDKNNPVAGPKDPYTVRLNKLFGKHKSQDGLNLNYKVYKVKDINAFACADGSVRVFSSLMDIMTDNELLAVIGHEIGHVKNQDTKDAMKSAYLKAAALDAASSASSAVATLNDSQIGKMANAFLDASHSKKQESEADTYSYDFMKANKYDVVGAYSAFKKLALLSEGSKQSGFEKMFNSHPDSEKRAQAIKKRAEKDGLWKDPGTISIPTTKLTK, from the coding sequence ATGAAAAAAATTATTGTCTGTCTGTTGTTTTTAGGAACAATGCATTCGATGGATGCTCAAAAAATTAATCTCGGAAAAGCAGCCGGAATCGTTTCAAACGGAGCAAAAGCTTTAACATTCACTAATGAAGACGCTATTAAGTTATCCAAAGAATCTGTAGATTGGATGGATAAGAATAATCCTGTAGCCGGACCAAAAGATCCGTATACCGTGAGACTGAATAAATTGTTTGGTAAACATAAGTCCCAGGACGGACTGAACCTGAATTATAAGGTTTACAAGGTAAAAGATATTAATGCTTTTGCCTGCGCAGACGGTAGTGTAAGAGTATTTTCTTCTTTGATGGATATCATGACGGATAATGAGCTTTTGGCAGTTATCGGACATGAAATTGGACATGTTAAAAATCAGGATACAAAAGATGCAATGAAATCCGCCTATTTAAAGGCTGCGGCATTAGATGCTGCATCATCGGCTTCTTCTGCAGTGGCTACCCTTAATGACAGCCAGATCGGTAAAATGGCAAACGCCTTTTTAGATGCTTCCCACAGTAAAAAACAAGAATCTGAAGCTGATACATATTCTTATGATTTTATGAAAGCCAATAAGTATGATGTGGTAGGCGCTTATTCTGCTTTCAAAAAACTGGCATTGCTTTCAGAAGGAAGCAAGCAATCAGGATTTGAGAAAATGTTTAACTCTCATCCGGATAGTGAGAAAAGAGCCCAGGCTATCAAAAAAAGAGCAGAAAAGGATGGGTTATGGAAAGATCCGGGAACTATTTCTATTCCGACTACGAAATTGACAAAATAA
- a CDS encoding GNAT family N-acetyltransferase has protein sequence MITTNTLQDIDEIFSLYKQASDFKKVKSNIQWPEFGYNMIETEIKENRLYKFTIEGKIACIWSIAFEDPQIWEEQNSDPSLYIHRIATHPSFRGQKFVEQIAIWAKSFAEQNNKQYVRMDTVGLNPKLVNYYVNCGFTYLGVKTPANTQGLPAHYQNISINLFQLKV, from the coding sequence ATGATCACAACCAACACCTTACAGGATATTGATGAAATTTTCAGCCTGTACAAACAAGCATCTGATTTTAAAAAAGTAAAATCAAATATTCAATGGCCGGAATTCGGTTATAATATGATAGAAACCGAAATAAAGGAAAACCGCTTATACAAATTCACGATAGAAGGTAAAATAGCCTGTATATGGAGTATAGCTTTTGAAGATCCTCAAATTTGGGAAGAACAAAATTCGGATCCATCCCTTTACATTCACAGGATTGCAACTCATCCAAGCTTCAGAGGACAAAAATTTGTTGAGCAAATTGCTATATGGGCAAAATCATTTGCAGAGCAAAATAATAAGCAATATGTAAGAATGGATACTGTTGGTTTAAACCCTAAGCTGGTTAATTATTATGTCAACTGCGGATTCACTTACCTGGGCGTTAAAACACCTGCTAATACTCAAGGGCTACCCGCACATTACCAGAATATCAGCATCAATCTTTTCCAATTGAAGGTTTAA
- a CDS encoding discoidin domain-containing protein, with product MRQYFLLLAIFLGMVVGAQQKTFCNPINIDYGYTPFEAFSKQGKHRATADPVIVNFKNKLFLFSTNQEGYWYSDDMLDWKFVKRKFLRDNKYIHDLNAPAVWAMKDTLYVYGSTWEQDFPIWKSTNPTKDDWKIAVDTLKVGAWDPAFHYDEDKNKLYLYWGSSNEWPLLGTEVKVKNLQSEGFVKPIIKLKSEDHGWERFGEYNDNVFLQPFVEGAWMTKHNGKYYMQYGAPATEFSGYSDGVYVSKNPLEGFEYQQHNPFSYKPGGFARGAGHGATFEDNYKNWWHVSTIFISTKNNFERRLGIWPAGFDKDDVMYCNTAYGDYPTYLPQYARGKDFTKGLFAGWMLLNYNKPVQVSSTLGSYQPNFAVDEDIKTYWSAKTGNAGEWFQTDLGEISTINAIQINYADQDAEFMGKTLGKMHQYKIYGSNDGKKWSVIVDKSKNTKDVPHDYVELEKPATARFLKMENLKMPTGKFALSGFRVFGKGAGEKPEKVKGFVPLRADPKKYGERRSIWMKWQQNPEADGYVIYWGKSPDKMYGSIMVYGKNEYFFTGADRTDAYYFQIEAFSSNGISDRTEIVKSE from the coding sequence ATGAGACAATACTTTTTATTATTAGCAATTTTCCTTGGAATGGTTGTAGGAGCTCAGCAAAAAACCTTCTGTAATCCTATCAACATAGATTATGGATATACTCCTTTTGAAGCCTTTTCAAAACAAGGAAAGCACCGTGCCACGGCAGATCCGGTGATTGTTAATTTTAAGAATAAATTGTTTCTTTTTTCTACCAATCAGGAAGGATACTGGTATAGTGATGATATGCTGGACTGGAAGTTTGTTAAAAGGAAATTTCTCAGGGATAACAAATACATTCACGACCTTAACGCTCCGGCAGTGTGGGCAATGAAAGACACCCTGTATGTATATGGCTCTACCTGGGAACAGGATTTTCCGATCTGGAAAAGTACCAACCCTACTAAAGATGACTGGAAAATTGCCGTGGATACTTTAAAAGTCGGTGCATGGGATCCGGCATTCCATTATGATGAAGATAAAAATAAGCTGTATTTGTATTGGGGTTCCAGTAATGAATGGCCTTTATTGGGAACAGAAGTTAAGGTTAAAAATCTTCAGTCCGAAGGTTTCGTAAAGCCGATCATTAAGCTGAAATCGGAAGACCATGGCTGGGAAAGATTCGGGGAATACAATGATAATGTTTTCCTTCAGCCTTTTGTAGAAGGAGCGTGGATGACAAAGCATAACGGGAAATATTATATGCAGTACGGAGCACCGGCCACAGAATTCAGCGGATATTCAGACGGAGTATATGTAAGTAAAAATCCACTGGAAGGTTTCGAATACCAGCAGCACAATCCATTTTCATATAAGCCGGGAGGTTTTGCAAGGGGAGCAGGGCATGGTGCTACCTTTGAAGATAATTACAAAAACTGGTGGCATGTTTCAACTATTTTTATTTCCACCAAAAATAATTTTGAAAGAAGGCTGGGAATCTGGCCCGCAGGTTTTGATAAAGATGATGTGATGTACTGTAATACGGCCTATGGTGATTATCCTACTTATCTTCCGCAATATGCACGGGGAAAGGATTTTACCAAAGGACTTTTTGCCGGATGGATGTTGCTGAACTATAACAAGCCTGTCCAGGTTTCCTCTACCCTAGGAAGTTATCAGCCCAATTTTGCGGTAGATGAAGATATTAAAACGTATTGGAGCGCCAAAACAGGAAATGCAGGAGAATGGTTTCAGACAGATCTCGGTGAAATTTCTACCATCAACGCAATACAAATCAATTATGCAGATCAGGATGCAGAATTTATGGGTAAAACCTTAGGAAAAATGCATCAGTATAAAATCTACGGATCCAATGACGGAAAGAAATGGAGTGTCATTGTTGATAAAAGCAAAAATACTAAAGATGTTCCCCACGATTATGTTGAATTAGAGAAGCCGGCAACGGCAAGATTCCTTAAAATGGAAAATCTGAAAATGCCTACCGGGAAATTTGCTCTGAGTGGTTTCCGGGTATTTGGAAAAGGGGCAGGTGAGAAGCCTGAAAAAGTAAAAGGGTTTGTTCCTCTGAGAGCAGATCCTAAGAAATATGGTGAAAGAAGAAGCATCTGGATGAAATGGCAACAGAATCCTGAAGCAGACGGCTATGTAATTTATTGGGGTAAATCTCCTGATAAAATGTACGGAAGCATTATGGTCTATGGTAAAAATGAATATTTCTTTACCGGTGCAGACAGGACGGATGCCTATTATTTTCAGATTGAAGCCTTCAGTAGCAATGGTATTTCAGACAGAACGGAAATTGTAAAATCTGAATAA
- a CDS encoding DUF3817 domain-containing protein encodes MDFINKFFSKYPQEKIIKWFKQICLAEAITCFLLYGIAMIWKRYDDEGILPTIFIIIVGNIHGLFFTLYLLFCLPVRKIFNWDDEDFVFALLAAFFPFATVWVDKKLARFDRE; translated from the coding sequence ATGGACTTCATTAATAAATTTTTCTCAAAGTATCCCCAGGAAAAAATCATTAAATGGTTTAAGCAAATTTGCCTTGCTGAAGCAATTACCTGTTTTCTTCTTTACGGAATTGCCATGATCTGGAAGAGATATGATGATGAAGGTATTCTGCCTACTATTTTTATTATAATCGTTGGTAATATCCACGGTTTATTTTTTACGCTCTATTTATTATTTTGCCTTCCTGTAAGAAAAATCTTTAATTGGGATGATGAAGATTTTGTATTCGCTTTACTGGCTGCATTTTTCCCTTTTGCCACTGTTTGGGTTGATAAAAAATTAGCCCGATTCGACAGAGAATAA
- the nadD gene encoding nicotinate (nicotinamide) nucleotide adenylyltransferase — protein MKKIGLFFGSFNPIHIGHLILANYILENSDMDELWFVVSPQNPFKDKKSLLKDHNRLDMVQLAVKNYPNMRASNVEFSLPKPSYTIDTLTYLHEKYPEYSFSLIMGEDNLESLHKWKNSDILIKNHHIIVYPRVFVGEKKDSEYLQHENISLIKAPVIELSATEIRNMIRDGKNVRPMLPPEVFEYLDGSSFYK, from the coding sequence ATGAAAAAAATAGGTTTATTTTTCGGATCATTCAATCCTATTCATATCGGACATCTTATTTTAGCCAATTATATATTGGAAAATTCTGATATGGATGAATTGTGGTTTGTGGTAAGCCCTCAAAATCCTTTTAAAGATAAAAAGTCTTTATTAAAAGACCACAACAGATTAGACATGGTACAGCTTGCTGTAAAAAACTATCCTAATATGAGGGCTTCCAATGTAGAATTTTCACTCCCAAAACCTAGTTATACAATTGATACTCTCACTTATCTTCATGAAAAATATCCCGAATATTCTTTCAGCCTTATTATGGGAGAAGATAATCTGGAAAGCCTGCATAAATGGAAAAATTCTGACATCCTGATCAAAAATCATCATATTATAGTGTATCCCAGGGTTTTTGTAGGTGAGAAAAAGGACTCTGAATATTTGCAGCATGAAAATATATCTCTGATAAAAGCCCCTGTCATAGAGCTTTCTGCTACGGAAATCCGCAATATGATCAGGGATGGAAAAAATGTAAGGCCCATGCTTCCTCCTGAAGTTTTTGAATATTTGGATGGAAGCAGTTTTTATAAGTAA
- a CDS encoding outer membrane beta-barrel family protein: MKTQLLIAALFFSGFAAAQQKKDSLKVNTIEAVTIRKQVFKKEGDRLVYDVASSPIAKGTNTFNLLKQTPMISSIDGKTLKILGKSDAVIYINNKKTNMDSEALIEMLKSTPSEDIQKIEVITVPGSEFQVESKEGVINIVMKKNRNNGYNGTMKMQNEQAYYNNPSAGGSFNFRQGKWSGNSNFRMGSWTDRQKYTLSNGDPTFRNESYGYNDDPNKNFTGGFNIDYEINRKQSLGFSYNMRYNKSFNSVLDITNWQNGVLANRTVNNEDAQTRYHSFNLNYELKTDSIGSKLTSNVSYFWYNRDKVSLNESFPLNSDPNNKYSALHQSVPQIINNYAGNIDYMKKTANGATWLTGVSYNHTETDNDTQQDKLINGDFIIDPNQTNHFIYKENILGIYLNYERKLTEKLTGKIGARYEMTRSTGDIVEKTGFERNYNNLLPSLNLNYAINANHNLSYTFSSRIRRPRFWELNPSRTYFTPTNYTQNNPFILAAKYYNQELNYMYNNAFYANLSFTMVEDAMATDLIPLQGTVTAPKKDADGNIIYDGSGNQIMSTTKFLRYIRTNYGKSRELGLTLGMNKSWFKDIWTTNYSVNLGYIAFKGAVLEDPTSIPVPGETEIIEPYIIDVKNYNMSATINNVIRLSSKKDWFLGVNYFFASKTAMEAGTIGVRQSFDISLKKIIGDWTIVAEVNDLFNQSYYRVQGVQPNGSYNNITNFYYPRLLNIGVTYNFGNQKLKKAREMKSANDAVKSRT; this comes from the coding sequence ATGAAAACTCAACTTCTTATTGCCGCTTTATTTTTCAGTGGATTTGCTGCAGCCCAGCAAAAGAAAGACAGTTTGAAAGTGAACACGATCGAAGCTGTTACTATCAGAAAACAGGTTTTCAAAAAAGAAGGGGACCGGTTGGTTTATGATGTGGCTTCCTCACCTATCGCTAAAGGCACTAATACATTCAATCTTTTGAAACAGACTCCTATGATTTCCAGTATAGATGGGAAAACATTAAAAATTCTAGGAAAGTCTGACGCTGTCATTTATATCAATAATAAAAAAACCAATATGGATTCTGAAGCATTAATTGAAATGCTGAAGTCTACCCCGTCAGAGGATATACAAAAAATTGAAGTGATTACTGTTCCGGGAAGTGAATTCCAGGTGGAGTCTAAAGAAGGGGTTATTAATATAGTCATGAAAAAGAACAGGAATAACGGGTACAATGGGACAATGAAAATGCAGAATGAGCAGGCTTATTATAATAATCCATCAGCTGGAGGTTCTTTCAACTTCAGGCAGGGCAAATGGTCCGGGAATTCTAATTTCAGAATGGGAAGCTGGACAGACCGTCAGAAATACACGTTATCCAATGGAGATCCAACCTTCAGAAATGAGTCTTACGGGTATAATGATGATCCTAATAAAAACTTCACAGGAGGCTTTAATATTGATTATGAAATTAACAGGAAGCAGAGCTTAGGATTTTCTTACAACATGCGGTATAACAAGAGTTTCAACTCAGTGCTGGACATTACCAACTGGCAAAATGGAGTATTAGCCAACAGGACTGTGAATAACGAAGATGCTCAGACACGATATCATTCTTTTAATTTAAACTATGAACTCAAAACAGATTCTATAGGCAGTAAGCTTACTTCCAATGTCTCTTATTTCTGGTATAACAGGGATAAAGTAAGCCTTAATGAAAGTTTTCCTTTGAATAGTGATCCCAATAATAAATATTCTGCACTACATCAATCGGTACCACAGATCATCAATAACTACGCCGGCAATATAGATTATATGAAAAAGACGGCTAATGGGGCAACTTGGCTGACCGGAGTAAGCTACAACCACACCGAAACGGATAATGACACCCAGCAGGATAAGCTTATTAACGGAGATTTTATCATTGATCCCAATCAAACCAACCACTTTATTTATAAGGAAAACATCTTAGGTATTTATCTTAATTATGAAAGAAAACTAACAGAGAAGCTTACCGGAAAAATAGGAGCACGTTACGAAATGACCCGAAGCACCGGAGATATTGTAGAAAAAACCGGGTTTGAAAGAAATTATAATAATCTATTGCCTTCCCTGAATTTGAATTATGCCATCAATGCCAATCATAATCTCAGCTATACTTTTTCCAGCAGGATCAGAAGACCCAGATTCTGGGAGTTAAATCCTTCAAGAACTTACTTCACTCCTACTAATTATACTCAGAACAATCCATTCATTCTGGCTGCCAAGTATTACAATCAGGAGCTCAATTATATGTATAATAATGCATTCTATGCCAACCTCAGCTTCACGATGGTAGAGGATGCCATGGCTACGGATCTGATTCCGTTACAGGGAACGGTAACTGCTCCTAAAAAAGATGCTGACGGCAATATCATATATGATGGCAGTGGCAATCAGATTATGTCAACAACAAAGTTTCTGAGATATATAAGAACCAATTATGGAAAGAGCAGAGAACTTGGTTTAACTCTTGGGATGAACAAATCCTGGTTCAAAGATATCTGGACCACCAATTACTCTGTCAACCTGGGTTATATTGCTTTCAAGGGTGCAGTACTGGAAGACCCTACGTCTATACCGGTTCCTGGAGAAACCGAAATTATCGAGCCTTACATTATTGATGTTAAAAACTATAATATGTCTGCTACCATTAATAATGTGATCCGGCTTTCTTCCAAAAAAGACTGGTTTCTAGGGGTTAATTATTTCTTTGCCAGTAAAACTGCAATGGAAGCCGGTACAATAGGAGTACGGCAAAGTTTTGATATCAGCCTTAAAAAAATTATAGGCGACTGGACTATTGTAGCGGAAGTAAACGACTTATTTAATCAAAGTTATTACCGGGTTCAGGGAGTACAACCCAACGGAAGCTATAATAATATAACGAACTTCTATTATCCAAGGTTGCTGAATATAGGAGTTACCTACAATTTCGGAAATCAGAAACTGAAAAAAGCACGGGAAATGAAGTCTGCTAATGATGCTGTAAAATCAAGAACCTAA
- a CDS encoding outer membrane beta-barrel family protein, translated as MKRILFAIVILSGTCAFAQEKKSDTAKTKSIEGITLTKQVFKKQSDRFVYDVAASPVAKGNTTFDLLKQTPLLSSTDDKTLKIAGKNNALIYINGRKTNMDAESLVQFLKNTPAENIQKIEVITVPGSEYQVESSDGIINIVLKKKMSDGLNGNMRFSNTQSKYNGSQASFSANYRKDKLGISANLNGGENIQAQTYTLRNGTATTSNESTGDIDDPNKNIGGYLNIDYQLTDKSNIALSWNTWANKSYNSTVSLFNTVKSGENTIYTWSKNKEDARSYNNSVNLNYELKTDSLGSKINVNAAYLNYKRFQFTDNRTYASNINRGLGNMTTQVFQDLPQIINNFSGMVDYIQKFKNDLTISVGGNYNKTKTDNDSKNITYFFDPAKDPDSKPNHFIYDENIYGFYVTAEKKFSDKFSGKIGARYEITNSLGTSDNAPTADLRRIERNYNNLLPYLSFNYAINDKNNISYSFSSRMRRPSFWEINPVKNILTDYNYTQNNPFVKASSTYNQELTYMYKNSYFLILNHSYFKDAITQVPLQGYPVAPDGSVGENPVLRYIRTNFGDKQEMSAMLGIQKSFFKQYWTTNFNIGVQHNINDGSLDTDPTTGDRFKNKQGELIVYTNKNNSTSLIIQTNNTIRLDKKKTWFLGINYFFVDKQQIELGTLKSLMSLDLSIKKTWNEWTFAVNVNDILRTNIVKIEDYQSNGNYNYIHQNQYPRSLTVSLTYNFGNQKVKKVRDIEGASDSIKSRTR; from the coding sequence ATGAAACGTATTCTCTTTGCCATAGTTATTCTCTCCGGAACCTGTGCTTTTGCCCAGGAAAAGAAATCCGATACGGCAAAAACAAAAAGTATAGAAGGTATCACCCTGACGAAACAGGTCTTTAAAAAACAAAGCGACCGTTTTGTATATGATGTTGCCGCATCCCCTGTTGCTAAAGGAAACACAACCTTTGATCTTCTGAAGCAAACTCCACTGTTGTCCTCAACTGATGATAAGACATTGAAAATTGCAGGAAAAAACAATGCTTTAATCTATATCAACGGAAGAAAAACGAATATGGATGCCGAATCATTGGTTCAGTTTCTAAAAAATACACCTGCGGAAAACATTCAGAAAATTGAGGTAATCACCGTTCCGGGAAGTGAATATCAGGTAGAATCATCTGATGGAATCATCAATATTGTTTTAAAGAAAAAAATGAGTGACGGGCTGAACGGGAATATGAGATTCTCCAATACACAAAGTAAATACAACGGAAGCCAGGCCAGCTTTTCTGCCAATTACAGAAAGGATAAACTGGGAATCAGTGCCAACCTCAACGGGGGCGAAAATATACAAGCCCAGACCTATACTTTAAGAAACGGTACCGCCACTACCTCAAATGAATCTACCGGAGATATTGATGATCCGAACAAGAATATCGGGGGCTATCTGAATATTGATTATCAACTTACTGATAAGAGCAATATTGCCCTCTCCTGGAACACGTGGGCCAACAAAAGTTATAATTCTACGGTAAGCTTGTTCAATACTGTCAAAAGCGGGGAGAACACAATATATACCTGGTCGAAAAATAAGGAGGATGCAAGATCTTACAATAATTCTGTCAATTTAAATTATGAATTAAAAACAGATTCCCTGGGCAGTAAAATAAATGTAAATGCAGCCTACCTGAACTATAAGAGATTTCAGTTTACTGATAACAGGACTTACGCCTCCAATATCAACAGAGGGCTGGGAAACATGACGACGCAGGTATTTCAGGATTTGCCCCAGATCATTAACAACTTTTCGGGAATGGTAGATTACATCCAGAAATTCAAAAATGATCTCACCATTTCAGTAGGAGGAAATTATAACAAAACCAAAACAGACAACGATTCTAAAAACATTACTTATTTTTTTGATCCGGCAAAAGATCCGGATTCAAAACCGAATCATTTTATTTATGATGAAAACATTTATGGCTTTTATGTAACAGCTGAAAAAAAGTTTTCCGATAAATTCTCTGGAAAAATCGGGGCAAGATATGAAATCACCAACAGTTTAGGCACATCCGACAATGCGCCTACAGCGGATCTCAGAAGAATTGAAAGAAATTATAATAATCTTCTTCCGTATCTAAGTTTTAATTATGCCATCAATGATAAAAATAACATCTCATACTCGTTTTCAAGCAGAATGAGAAGACCAAGCTTCTGGGAAATCAATCCGGTAAAAAATATTCTGACAGATTATAATTATACACAGAATAACCCTTTTGTAAAGGCCTCTTCTACCTATAACCAGGAACTTACCTATATGTATAAAAATTCATATTTCCTGATTTTAAATCATTCTTATTTTAAGGATGCTATTACCCAGGTACCATTGCAAGGCTATCCTGTAGCTCCCGATGGAAGCGTAGGAGAAAATCCGGTATTAAGGTATATCAGAACAAATTTTGGGGATAAACAGGAAATGTCTGCAATGTTAGGCATTCAGAAATCTTTCTTCAAACAATACTGGACTACAAATTTCAATATTGGGGTTCAGCACAACATTAATGATGGAAGCCTTGACACCGATCCTACTACAGGAGACAGATTCAAAAATAAACAGGGAGAGTTAATCGTGTATACCAATAAAAACAATTCTACCAGTCTTATTATCCAGACTAATAACACCATCCGGCTGGATAAAAAGAAAACATGGTTCCTGGGGATCAATTATTTCTTTGTAGACAAGCAACAGATTGAGCTGGGTACATTGAAAAGCCTGATGAGCCTGGACCTCAGCATCAAAAAAACATGGAATGAATGGACCTTTGCAGTGAATGTAAACGATATTTTAAGAACCAATATTGTTAAAATTGAAGATTATCAATCGAACGGGAACTACAACTATATTCATCAAAATCAATATCCAAGAAGTTTAACCGTAAGCCTTACCTATAATTTTGGAAATCAGAAAGTGAAAAAAGTAAGAGACATTGAAGGAGCTTCCGATTCTATTAAAAGCAGAACAAGATAA
- the recJ gene encoding single-stranded-DNA-specific exonuclease RecJ, with protein sequence MSQKWIYKPEPDEEIVDGLSSSLGFGTFESKLLVLRGIDNYQKAREFFKPNLNDIHSPFLMADMQKAVERIATAIENGEKILVYGDYDVDGTTAVALMYLYLSKIVEKKYLDYYIPDRNSEGYGISTEGIDFAKENGFSLIIALDCGIKAIDMINYAASLGIDFIICDHHLPGEEIPNAAAVLDPKRSDCRYPFKELSGCGVGFKLCQGLNTIYKIPEAELFELTDLLAISIAADIVSMTGENRVLAKMGLKILRKTRNMGLRLLIPEDKLSHFEISNIVFEIAPKINAAGRISHGKAAVELMVSDNLKHANQIVNDIMNLNDERRELDMNSTLSALNQIIESQQETKHTTIVYHPEWNKGVIGIVASRLIETYYKPTLVFTDGNNGEMVASARSVSDFDVHEALDMCSEYFLKFGGHHAAAGLSMEKDKFDAFKEKFERIVSEKIQEHQKEPSITIDSEIRIDDINREFINFHRKLAPFGPHNMKPIFTLTNQKLSGYVKTMGKDNNHLKFYIKQESTGRNIECVGFKLGPFAEDFKNKNFDLAFTLEENHWKGNVTHYLNIKDVKFRD encoded by the coding sequence ATGAGTCAAAAATGGATTTATAAACCCGAACCCGATGAGGAAATTGTGGACGGATTAAGTTCGTCACTCGGTTTTGGTACTTTTGAATCTAAACTTCTTGTTCTGAGAGGGATTGACAATTATCAAAAGGCCAGAGAGTTTTTTAAACCGAACCTTAACGATATACACAGCCCGTTTTTAATGGCAGATATGCAAAAAGCGGTAGAACGTATTGCCACTGCAATTGAAAATGGCGAAAAAATATTGGTATATGGCGATTACGATGTAGACGGAACTACGGCTGTTGCCTTAATGTACCTTTATCTCAGCAAAATTGTAGAAAAAAAATATCTGGATTATTATATTCCGGACAGAAATTCTGAAGGATATGGAATTTCTACCGAGGGAATTGATTTCGCCAAGGAGAACGGTTTTTCTTTGATTATCGCTCTGGATTGTGGAATCAAGGCAATTGATATGATCAATTATGCCGCCAGTCTGGGAATAGATTTTATCATCTGCGATCATCACCTTCCGGGTGAGGAAATTCCCAATGCCGCAGCGGTTCTGGATCCCAAACGAAGCGACTGCAGATATCCTTTTAAAGAACTTTCCGGTTGTGGTGTAGGCTTCAAGCTATGCCAGGGATTAAATACCATTTATAAAATTCCTGAAGCGGAATTATTTGAATTAACGGACCTTTTAGCCATTTCCATTGCTGCCGACATCGTATCGATGACCGGGGAAAACAGGGTACTGGCCAAAATGGGTCTAAAAATCCTCCGGAAAACAAGAAATATGGGATTAAGGCTATTAATCCCGGAAGACAAACTCTCTCATTTTGAAATTTCAAATATTGTTTTTGAAATTGCTCCTAAAATCAATGCTGCCGGAAGAATTTCACATGGTAAAGCAGCCGTTGAGCTAATGGTTTCTGATAACCTAAAACATGCCAATCAGATCGTAAATGATATCATGAACCTCAACGATGAAAGGCGTGAACTGGACATGAATTCTACCCTTTCTGCCCTGAATCAGATTATTGAATCACAGCAGGAAACAAAACATACAACCATTGTTTACCATCCTGAATGGAATAAAGGAGTTATCGGTATCGTTGCTTCAAGACTTATCGAAACTTATTATAAACCCACCCTGGTATTTACAGATGGAAATAACGGAGAAATGGTAGCATCAGCAAGGTCTGTTTCTGATTTTGATGTACATGAAGCACTGGATATGTGTTCAGAATACTTTCTGAAATTCGGAGGGCACCACGCAGCTGCCGGGCTATCCATGGAAAAAGATAAATTTGATGCATTTAAAGAAAAGTTTGAGAGAATTGTTTCTGAAAAAATTCAGGAACATCAGAAAGAACCTTCTATCACAATTGATTCTGAAATCCGGATTGATGACATCAACAGAGAGTTTATTAACTTCCATAGAAAATTAGCTCCTTTTGGACCTCACAATATGAAACCTATCTTTACCCTGACGAATCAAAAGCTTTCAGGCTATGTGAAAACCATGGGAAAAGACAATAATCACCTTAAGTTTTATATTAAACAGGAATCTACAGGAAGGAATATTGAATGTGTAGGTTTTAAGCTGGGCCCTTTTGCCGAAGATTTTAAAAACAAGAATTTTGATCTTGCTTTCACTTTGGAAGAAAACCATTGGAAAGGCAATGTCACCCATTATCTTAATATTAAAGATGTAAAGTTCAGAGATTAG